A part of Magnetospirillum sp. genomic DNA contains:
- a CDS encoding DNA polymerase Y family protein, with product MKMSHRRLLAIALPYLPVERCAASSKAGSGIDNGPCAVFANQQGALRLTSVCARAAQAGLRIGLPLAEARARLPELAVWPQRVEADAALRRRLADQALRWSPSVACDEDGLRLDASGIAHLFGGEAALLAGIVRHFARQGLTARACVADTLGAAWAGAHLAPTACTVFAPGQTRADLAPLPIAALRLAPEDLAQLQRLGLRRIGDLYPIADAASGRAGLARRFGPVVAQRLFQALGAEAEPLVPDAAAPALRARLAFAEPVTAPEALARIVAKLTDDLCAQLAAAQLGARRLALVFHRVDGLPLRLALGTSRPTRMPSDMARLFAEKLGTLDPGFGVEIATLDAELAQSLTPSQRDMLPDGDPGFSTLGFSAGADLAPLVDRLANRLGAANIGRLAHAESHVPERAQVFMAALGAVPRHLSTAQAPSQPRPLRLLGYPEPIDVTAELPDAPPLLFRWRRQLHHVAAANGPERIAGEWWLKAGDIRDYYRLEDRQGRRFWIYREGLWGDGAARSPRWFLHGLFA from the coding sequence ATGAAGATGTCGCACCGTCGGCTGCTGGCGATCGCCCTGCCCTATCTGCCGGTCGAGCGCTGCGCAGCGTCGTCTAAAGCCGGATCTGGCATCGACAACGGCCCCTGCGCGGTCTTTGCCAATCAGCAGGGTGCGCTGCGTCTCACGTCGGTCTGTGCGCGGGCGGCCCAAGCGGGCTTGCGCATCGGCCTGCCTCTGGCCGAGGCGCGCGCGCGCCTGCCCGAGCTCGCCGTGTGGCCGCAGCGCGTCGAGGCCGATGCCGCCTTGCGCCGCCGCTTGGCCGACCAAGCGCTACGCTGGTCGCCGTCGGTTGCTTGCGACGAAGACGGGCTGCGCCTGGATGCCAGCGGCATCGCACATCTGTTCGGCGGCGAAGCGGCGTTGCTCGCCGGCATCGTGCGGCATTTCGCGCGCCAGGGGCTGACCGCGCGCGCCTGCGTTGCCGACACACTCGGGGCGGCTTGGGCCGGTGCGCATTTGGCACCGACCGCCTGCACGGTGTTTGCGCCCGGCCAGACGCGCGCCGATCTCGCCCCTTTGCCGATCGCAGCCTTGCGCCTGGCGCCCGAGGATCTCGCACAGCTGCAGCGCTTGGGCTTGCGCCGCATCGGCGATCTCTATCCGATCGCGGATGCGGCCAGCGGGCGTGCAGGCCTTGCGCGCCGCTTTGGCCCTGTCGTGGCGCAGCGCCTCTTCCAAGCGTTGGGTGCCGAAGCCGAACCGCTTGTCCCCGATGCTGCAGCCCCGGCCTTGCGCGCGCGCCTGGCCTTTGCCGAACCTGTGACGGCGCCAGAAGCCTTGGCGCGCATCGTCGCCAAACTGACCGACGATCTTTGCGCGCAATTGGCGGCGGCCCAACTGGGCGCGCGACGGCTCGCCCTCGTTTTCCATCGCGTCGACGGTTTGCCGCTGCGCCTTGCGCTCGGCACCAGCCGGCCCACGCGCATGCCCAGCGACATGGCACGGCTGTTCGCCGAAAAGCTCGGCACGCTCGATCCCGGTTTCGGCGTCGAGATCGCCACACTCGATGCCGAACTTGCGCAAAGCCTAACGCCGAGCCAACGCGATATGTTGCCCGACGGCGATCCGGGCTTTTCGACCTTAGGCTTTTCGGCAGGGGCCGATCTCGCCCCGCTCGTCGACCGATTGGCCAACCGCTTGGGTGCAGCCAATATCGGCCGCCTCGCACACGCCGAAAGCCATGTGCCCGAACGCGCCCAGGTTTTTATGGCGGCCCTCGGCGCCGTGCCGCGCCATCTCAGCACAGCGCAAGCCCCTTCCCAGCCGCGCCCGTTGCGCTTGCTGGGCTATCCCGAACCCATCGACGTAACGGCCGAATTGCCCGATGCGCCGCCGCTGCTGTTCCGCTGGCGCCGCCAACTGCACCATGTTGCCGCCGCCAACGGACCCGAGCGCATCGCCGGCGAATGGTGGCTAAAGGCTGGTGATATTCGCGACTATTACCGCCTCGAGGACCGCCAGGGGCGCCGCTTCTGGATCTATCGCGAGGGTCTGTGGGGTGACGGTGCCGCGCGCAGCCCACGCTGGTTTCTGCACGGGCTGTTCGCGTGA